In one Pseudomonas sp. Bout1 genomic region, the following are encoded:
- a CDS encoding DUF1652 domain-containing protein, producing MLSDLELRGIIEGSFLPKRCEVTKAPDASLTVKVYHEIDHDRVDLVVTGICANKLDSSRAICNLITELREDLKHTHTPAPALKRAGARPFY from the coding sequence ATGCTTTCGGATCTGGAACTACGCGGCATTATTGAAGGAAGTTTCCTGCCTAAACGTTGTGAAGTCACCAAGGCGCCTGACGCCTCGCTGACGGTCAAGGTCTATCACGAGATCGATCATGACCGGGTGGACCTGGTGGTTACCGGCATTTGCGCCAACAAGCTCGACAGCAGTCGGGCGATCTGCAACTTGATTACCGAGTTGCGCGAAGACCTCAAGCACACTCACACCCCCGCCCCGGCGCTCAAGCGAGCCGGGGCGCGTCCGTTCTACTAA
- a CDS encoding RimK family protein, with the protein MSAVQGHWREVSEQTVAATITSSGYFSSPPKSASQVVIIVERKEDWASYFPSEDIVTAQEYLEQTRENETGKRVQVINLCRSYKYLGHGYYCSLLAEARGHKVIPSVRTISELTKKSLYGLALDDLDKTLDKALSHHLYSNTEGFTLTLYFGRTNIEPLQDLARQLFEAFPCPILLVEFRKNNGWHIEGIKSGVLHKLRDDQEDQFANALDNFSRKIWRQPRSRRLARYDLAILHDPQEQLPPSNARALENFVRVGKGLGIDVELIERKDYARLAEYDALLIRETTSVDNHTYRFAKKAESEGLVVMDDPASILRCTNKVYLTDLLKSHQLGMPATEILYKERPEDFERVGERLGFPLVLKIPDGCFSRGVIKVESQQALLTATAELFEHSVLLLAQEFFYTEYDWRIGVLNRKPIFACQYFMSKGHWQIYNHKAIGQDINGECRTLAVHEAPRAVVELAVKTANLIGDGLYGVDLKQSGDKVVVIEVNDNPNMDAGIEDAYLQDDLYSLVLEEFVRRLELKRQGQAW; encoded by the coding sequence ATGTCAGCGGTACAAGGTCATTGGCGTGAAGTATCCGAGCAAACAGTGGCGGCGACAATAACTTCCAGCGGTTATTTTTCCAGCCCTCCCAAGAGTGCAAGCCAAGTCGTGATCATTGTCGAACGCAAGGAAGACTGGGCGTCTTACTTCCCCAGCGAAGACATCGTCACCGCCCAGGAATACCTTGAGCAAACCAGGGAAAACGAGACCGGCAAGCGCGTGCAGGTGATCAACCTGTGCCGCAGCTACAAGTACCTGGGCCACGGCTACTACTGCTCGCTGCTGGCCGAGGCAAGGGGCCACAAGGTGATTCCGTCGGTGCGCACCATCAGCGAGCTGACAAAAAAATCCCTGTATGGGCTGGCCCTGGACGACCTGGATAAAACCCTCGATAAAGCCTTGAGTCATCACCTCTACAGCAACACTGAAGGCTTTACCCTGACACTTTATTTTGGCCGAACCAATATTGAGCCGTTGCAGGATTTGGCCCGCCAGTTGTTTGAAGCATTTCCCTGTCCGATATTGCTAGTTGAGTTTCGCAAGAACAACGGCTGGCACATCGAAGGCATAAAGTCCGGCGTACTGCACAAGTTGCGCGATGACCAGGAAGATCAGTTTGCCAATGCGCTGGATAACTTCAGCCGCAAGATCTGGCGCCAACCGCGCTCCCGCCGTCTGGCCCGCTATGACCTGGCGATCCTGCACGACCCGCAGGAACAATTGCCGCCGTCCAACGCCCGTGCCCTGGAAAACTTCGTACGCGTCGGCAAGGGCCTGGGCATTGATGTGGAGCTGATCGAACGCAAGGACTACGCCCGCCTGGCCGAATACGACGCCTTGCTGATTCGCGAGACCACCAGCGTCGACAACCACACCTACCGCTTCGCCAAAAAGGCTGAGAGCGAAGGGCTGGTGGTGATGGACGACCCCGCGTCGATCCTGCGCTGCACCAACAAGGTCTACCTCACTGACCTGCTCAAAAGCCACCAACTGGGCATGCCCGCCACCGAAATCCTTTACAAGGAGCGACCCGAGGACTTTGAACGGGTGGGCGAGCGCCTCGGCTTCCCGCTGGTACTGAAGATCCCCGACGGGTGTTTCTCCCGGGGTGTGATCAAGGTGGAAAGCCAGCAAGCGCTGCTGACCGCCACCGCCGAGTTGTTCGAGCATTCTGTGTTGTTGCTGGCCCAGGAATTTTTCTACACCGAGTACGACTGGCGCATTGGCGTGCTCAACCGCAAACCGATCTTTGCCTGCCAGTACTTCATGTCCAAGGGCCATTGGCAGATCTACAATCACAAGGCCATCGGCCAGGACATCAACGGCGAATGCCGCACGTTGGCGGTCCACGAAGCCCCCAGGGCCGTGGTGGAACTGGCGGTAAAAACCGCCAACCTGATCGGCGACGGCCTGTACGGCGTAGACCTCAAGCAATCCGGCGACAAGGTGGTGGTGATCGAGGTCAACGACAACCCCAACATGGACGCCGGCATCGAAGACGCCTACCTGCAAGACGATTTGTATTCCCTGGTACTGGAGGAGTTCGTGCGACGCCTGGAGCTGAAGCGTCAAGGCCAGGCGTGGTGA
- a CDS encoding autotransporter outer membrane beta-barrel domain-containing protein codes for MGNKRTFRTPAVLAVGIISLHSLAPQYAQAACVLTPGPGNDAYTCDSGNSPTGLTDLAGNNTLTLPTGGTGTISGNIIFGAGTDFVDMNSGRIVGSITQGDGADRFQISAGTVTGAVSQGNGIDDFVMSGGQIQSLAQGDGRDTFLMTGGTIVGAFEDGDVARQTAGTIGRVDMKLDNNIYDMSGGAILGNLVTGFGTDTIIVSGGSIGGNISTSGGNDSITISGGVINGEIRASVGNDTLNWLNGGQIKSAVLMGDGDDTALLTGLNETLLATTPSIDGGLGNDQLTFDNTTSSTAARYIGWETVNLNNNSRLDLAGDFFLGDSASNTGTFNIDGSSTLSVTQGSIRPYTAGSLATLNNAGTIDMTTRSNSATDTLTVYGNYVGNNGQLWLQSVLGDDSSASDKLVVSDGTISGHTQLAVTNLGGAGGFTQNNGIEVVQALNGAVSSTDAFALKGPVSAGAYEYLLFKGGVTAGTENNWYLRSSVVAVQPPAVPPTPPTPPVIVPVPPIPPVPPVVAPDEPPVEPPTSQPVAPVEPPAPPPSQVAAANSPESAASNPVLPTAVAGAEPIALYRLEVPVYSVVVPAAQLMTLQALGTFHDRQGEQSLLSETGPVPAGWGRAYGSDFNKSWSGTVSPSFDGSIKGYQVGHDLYASETNGGQIQRFGLFVGQSRLQGDIKGFAEGFQNRRSGRVKLDGDNFGAYWTLTDPKGWYVDLVAMGTRLDGDSKSERGVKIDNKGHALALSAEAGYPITVSEHWVVEPQVQVINQQIDMDNQHDGISKVSFDSQDYWTGRLGARLKGRYLMQNTPIEPYVRANAWRTFGGSDTVTYDDVDRIKTDHKSSTADLGVGVVARLSSTISVSLAADYSTQLDSNAQEGFGANVGVRVSW; via the coding sequence ATGGGCAATAAACGGACTTTTCGAACCCCCGCCGTTTTAGCTGTCGGCATTATCTCTCTACACTCCCTCGCCCCTCAGTATGCCCAGGCGGCTTGCGTGCTCACCCCGGGCCCGGGCAACGATGCCTATACCTGTGACAGTGGCAACAGTCCTACCGGCCTTACTGACCTTGCCGGCAATAACACCCTGACCCTGCCCACAGGCGGCACCGGCACCATCAGCGGCAACATTATCTTCGGCGCCGGCACCGACTTCGTCGACATGAACTCCGGGCGCATCGTGGGGAGTATTACCCAGGGCGACGGTGCCGACCGCTTCCAGATCAGCGCGGGCACCGTGACCGGTGCCGTTTCCCAGGGCAACGGCATCGATGATTTCGTAATGAGCGGTGGGCAGATCCAATCCTTGGCTCAGGGCGACGGCCGCGATACGTTCCTGATGACCGGCGGCACCATCGTCGGCGCTTTCGAAGATGGCGACGTAGCCAGGCAAACCGCTGGCACTATCGGCCGGGTCGACATGAAGCTGGACAACAATATCTATGACATGTCCGGCGGCGCGATCCTGGGCAACCTCGTGACGGGTTTCGGGACCGATACCATCATCGTCTCCGGCGGCAGCATCGGCGGCAATATCAGCACCAGCGGTGGCAACGACAGCATTACCATCAGTGGCGGCGTGATCAATGGCGAGATCCGCGCCAGTGTCGGCAATGACACACTCAACTGGCTCAATGGCGGCCAGATCAAGTCCGCGGTGCTGATGGGCGATGGCGACGACACTGCCCTGCTCACCGGCCTTAACGAAACCCTGCTCGCCACCACGCCCTCGATCGACGGTGGCCTGGGCAACGACCAACTGACGTTTGACAACACCACGTCCAGCACCGCCGCGCGCTATATCGGGTGGGAGACGGTCAACCTCAACAACAACTCACGCTTGGACCTGGCCGGCGACTTTTTCCTCGGCGACAGTGCCAGCAACACCGGCACCTTCAACATCGATGGCAGCAGCACCCTGAGCGTGACTCAAGGCAGTATCCGCCCCTATACCGCAGGCTCCCTGGCCACCCTCAACAACGCCGGCACCATCGACATGACCACCCGCAGCAACAGCGCCACCGATACGTTGACCGTGTATGGCAACTACGTCGGCAACAATGGCCAGTTGTGGCTGCAATCGGTACTCGGTGATGACAGCTCTGCCAGCGACAAGCTGGTGGTGTCGGACGGGACCATCAGCGGGCATACCCAATTGGCCGTGACCAACCTCGGCGGCGCGGGCGGCTTTACGCAAAACAACGGGATCGAGGTGGTGCAGGCGCTCAACGGGGCCGTCAGCAGCACGGACGCCTTTGCCCTGAAAGGCCCGGTGTCTGCAGGGGCTTACGAATACCTGCTGTTCAAGGGCGGTGTGACGGCGGGCACGGAAAACAACTGGTACCTGCGCTCGTCAGTGGTCGCTGTGCAACCGCCGGCGGTGCCACCAACGCCACCAACACCGCCGGTGATCGTGCCGGTGCCTCCGATCCCGCCGGTGCCGCCCGTGGTGGCACCGGATGAGCCACCTGTGGAACCACCCACCTCGCAACCCGTCGCGCCGGTCGAGCCCCCTGCTCCACCGCCCAGCCAGGTCGCGGCGGCCAATTCGCCGGAATCGGCGGCGAGCAACCCGGTACTGCCCACAGCCGTCGCCGGGGCGGAGCCGATTGCGTTGTATCGCCTGGAGGTGCCGGTGTACTCGGTCGTCGTACCGGCGGCGCAGTTGATGACGCTGCAGGCGCTGGGCACCTTCCATGACCGCCAGGGCGAACAAAGCCTGCTCAGTGAAACCGGGCCGGTACCGGCGGGCTGGGGCCGCGCCTATGGCAGTGACTTCAACAAAAGCTGGTCGGGCACGGTATCTCCGAGCTTCGACGGCTCCATCAAGGGCTATCAAGTCGGCCATGACCTCTACGCCTCAGAAACCAACGGCGGGCAGATCCAGCGGTTCGGCCTGTTCGTCGGCCAGAGCCGTTTGCAAGGGGACATCAAGGGGTTTGCCGAAGGCTTCCAAAACCGGCGCTCCGGGCGCGTCAAGCTGGACGGTGACAACTTCGGCGCCTACTGGACCCTCACCGACCCCAAAGGCTGGTACGTGGACCTGGTGGCCATGGGTACACGCTTGGACGGTGATAGCAAATCCGAGCGTGGCGTGAAGATCGACAACAAGGGCCACGCCCTGGCCCTGTCGGCAGAGGCCGGCTACCCGATCACCGTTTCCGAACACTGGGTGGTGGAGCCGCAGGTGCAGGTGATCAACCAGCAGATAGACATGGACAACCAGCACGACGGCATCTCGAAGGTCTCATTCGACTCCCAGGACTACTGGACCGGCCGCCTGGGCGCACGCCTGAAGGGGCGTTACCTGATGCAGAACACTCCCATCGAACCGTATGTACGGGCCAATGCGTGGCGCACCTTCGGTGGCAGCGACACGGTGACCTACGATGACGTGGACCGGATCAAGACCGACCACAAGTCATCCACCGCCGACCTCGGCGTGGGCGTTGTCGCCAGGCTGTCGTCCACCATCAGCGTTTCCCTGGCGGCGGACTACAGCACCCAGCTGGACAGCAATGCCCAGGAGGGTTTCGGCGCTAACGTAGGGGTACGCGTGAGCTGGTAG
- the map gene encoding type I methionyl aminopeptidase, whose product MIKTAEQLAVMRESGRLLAQVFTMLDGFVTAGQSTLEIDSAVEAYIRNNLQSRPASLGQYDYPFCINTSINEVVCHGMPNANAVLKDGDIVNIDITLEKGGFIADSSKMYMIGNVAPKARRLVEMTFEAMWAGIHQVKPGARLGDIGYAIQSHAQNNGYSVVREYCGHGIGREMHEDPQILHFGRPGTGLELREGMVFTIEPMLNQGSAKVRSLKDGWTVVTRDNSLSAQWEHTVAVTRDGFEVLTLQNSTGE is encoded by the coding sequence ATGATCAAGACTGCCGAGCAACTTGCTGTGATGCGCGAATCGGGCCGCCTGCTGGCTCAGGTGTTTACCATGCTCGACGGCTTCGTGACCGCCGGCCAGTCGACCCTGGAGATCGACAGCGCCGTAGAAGCCTACATTCGCAATAACCTGCAATCGCGGCCCGCAAGCCTGGGCCAGTACGACTACCCCTTTTGCATCAACACCTCGATCAACGAGGTGGTGTGCCACGGCATGCCCAACGCCAACGCGGTACTCAAGGACGGCGACATCGTCAACATCGACATCACCCTGGAAAAAGGCGGCTTTATTGCCGACTCCAGCAAGATGTACATGATCGGCAACGTCGCGCCCAAGGCCCGGCGCCTGGTGGAAATGACCTTTGAAGCGATGTGGGCCGGGATCCACCAGGTCAAGCCCGGTGCACGCCTGGGAGACATTGGCTACGCCATCCAGAGCCACGCCCAGAACAACGGCTACAGCGTAGTGCGCGAATATTGCGGGCACGGTATAGGCCGCGAGATGCACGAAGACCCGCAGATCCTGCACTTCGGCCGCCCCGGCACCGGCCTGGAACTGCGCGAAGGCATGGTGTTCACCATCGAGCCGATGCTCAACCAGGGCAGCGCCAAAGTGCGCAGCTTGAAGGACGGCTGGACGGTGGTGACCCGCGATAACAGCTTGTCGGCGCAGTGGGAACATACCGTGGCGGTGACGCGGGACGGGTTTGAGGTGTTGACGTTGCAAAACAGCACCGGCGAATGA
- the aqpZ gene encoding aquaporin Z → MQKKIAAEFLGTFWLTFGGCGSAILAAAFPELGIGFAGVALAFGLTVLTMAYAVGGISGAHFNPAVTIGLWVGRRVAGVDVVPYIIAQVAGAIVAAAVLALIASGRPGFEMGAFAANGYGQLSPGQYSLLAALVVEAVATFFFVFIIMRVTGPGSAAGFAPIAIGLALTLIHLVSIPVTNTSVNPARSTGPALFAGGEYVMQLWMFWVAPIVGAVVGAIVARSVTCPKEG, encoded by the coding sequence TTGCAAAAGAAAATCGCAGCAGAGTTTCTTGGAACGTTCTGGTTGACCTTCGGCGGCTGTGGCAGCGCGATACTGGCGGCAGCGTTTCCGGAATTGGGCATTGGCTTTGCCGGTGTGGCCCTGGCCTTTGGCCTGACGGTGCTGACCATGGCCTACGCGGTGGGCGGTATTTCCGGCGCGCACTTCAACCCGGCGGTGACCATTGGCCTGTGGGTTGGCCGTCGGGTGGCAGGCGTTGACGTGGTGCCTTACATCATTGCCCAGGTCGCCGGTGCGATTGTGGCCGCCGCCGTGCTGGCGCTGATTGCCAGCGGCCGACCAGGCTTTGAAATGGGTGCTTTTGCCGCCAATGGCTATGGCCAACTGAGCCCGGGGCAGTACAGCCTGCTGGCGGCATTGGTGGTTGAAGCCGTCGCGACGTTCTTTTTTGTGTTCATCATCATGCGTGTCACAGGCCCCGGCTCGGCGGCGGGCTTTGCGCCCATTGCGATTGGCCTGGCGCTGACCCTTATTCACCTGGTATCCATTCCCGTCACCAATACTTCCGTCAACCCGGCTCGCAGCACCGGGCCGGCGTTGTTCGCCGGGGGTGAATACGTGATGCAACTGTGGATGTTCTGGGTAGCGCCGATAGTGGGCGCGGTGGTGGGTGCCATCGTCGCCCGTTCAGTCACCTGCCCCAAGGAGGGGTGA
- the sfnG gene encoding dimethylsulfone monooxygenase SfnG yields the protein MSQQAVKFAYWVPNVSGGLVVSKIEQRTDWGIDYNRKLAQLAEEAGFEYALTQIRFTAGYGAEYQHESVAFSHALLAATTTLKVIAAILPGPWQPALAAKQLATIDQLTNGRVAVNIVSGWFKGEFQAIGEHWLEHDERYRRSEEFIRALKGIWTQDNFTFKGDFYRFNNYSLKPKPLGEPHPEIFQGGSSRAARDMAARVSDWYFTNGNTPEGIKAQVDDIRAKAAANNHSVKVGVNAFVIARDTEEEARAVLAQIIEQADPEAVNAFGDAAKQAGKASPEGEGNWAKSTFEDLVQYNDGFKTNLIGTPQQIAERIVALKAVGVDLVLAGFLHFQEEVEYFGKRVLPLVRELEAKAGIKQVA from the coding sequence ATGAGTCAGCAAGCCGTAAAATTTGCCTACTGGGTGCCCAATGTCAGCGGTGGGCTGGTGGTCAGCAAGATCGAACAACGCACCGATTGGGGTATCGACTACAACCGCAAACTGGCGCAGTTGGCCGAGGAAGCCGGCTTTGAATACGCCCTCACGCAGATTCGGTTCACCGCCGGTTATGGCGCCGAATACCAGCATGAATCCGTTGCCTTCAGCCACGCGCTGCTGGCGGCCACCACCACGCTCAAGGTGATCGCAGCAATCCTGCCTGGCCCGTGGCAGCCAGCCCTGGCGGCCAAGCAACTGGCAACTATCGACCAACTCACCAATGGCCGTGTGGCGGTGAACATTGTCAGCGGCTGGTTCAAGGGCGAGTTCCAGGCCATTGGCGAACACTGGCTGGAGCACGATGAACGTTACCGGCGCTCCGAGGAATTCATCCGCGCTTTGAAAGGTATCTGGACGCAGGACAATTTCACCTTCAAGGGCGATTTCTACCGCTTCAACAACTACAGCCTCAAACCCAAGCCACTGGGCGAGCCACACCCGGAAATCTTCCAGGGCGGCAGTTCGCGGGCAGCGCGGGACATGGCCGCGCGGGTGTCGGACTGGTACTTCACCAACGGCAATACGCCGGAAGGCATCAAGGCCCAGGTCGACGACATTCGCGCCAAGGCGGCGGCCAACAACCACTCGGTGAAAGTTGGAGTGAACGCGTTTGTGATTGCCCGCGACACCGAGGAAGAGGCTCGCGCCGTGCTCGCGCAAATCATCGAGCAAGCCGACCCCGAAGCCGTCAACGCGTTTGGCGATGCGGCGAAACAGGCGGGCAAGGCTTCACCGGAAGGTGAGGGCAATTGGGCCAAGTCGACCTTTGAGGATCTGGTGCAGTACAACGACGGCTTCAAGACCAACCTGATCGGCACCCCGCAACAGATCGCCGAACGCATTGTCGCGTTGAAGGCCGTAGGCGTGGACCTGGTGCTGGCCGGCTTCCTGCACTTCCAGGAAGAGGTCGAGTACTTCGGCAAACGCGTACTGCCGCTGGTGCGCGAACTGGAGGCCAAGGCCGGGATCAAGCAAGTCGCCTGA
- the ilvA gene encoding threonine ammonia-lyase, biosynthetic, whose amino-acid sequence MSTRPASQTPDSGLLEHYVKKILAAPVYDLAVRTPLQAAPALSALLGNQILLKREDLQPTFSFKIRGAYNKLVQLTDVQKARGVITASAGNHAQGVALAARELGIKATIVMPCSTPELKVLGVRSRGGEAVLHGASFPFALAHALQLAEATGSTFVSPFDDPDVIAGQGTVGMEVLRQQQGPLDAIFVPVGGGGLIAGIAAYVKYLRPEVRIIGVEPEGSSCLLAALRAGSRVVLPSVDGFADGTAVAQIGAHGFEICRHHVDEVITVSNDALCSAIKLIYDDTRSITEPSGALAVAGMHKHVATTGIQGETWVAINSGANINFDSLRHVAERVAAQAG is encoded by the coding sequence ATGAGTACCCGCCCGGCGAGTCAGACCCCAGACTCGGGATTGCTTGAGCACTACGTAAAGAAGATCCTGGCAGCACCCGTGTATGACCTGGCGGTGCGTACGCCATTGCAGGCGGCACCGGCCCTTTCGGCCTTGCTGGGCAATCAAATCCTGCTCAAGCGTGAAGACCTGCAGCCGACTTTTTCCTTCAAGATTCGTGGCGCTTACAACAAGCTGGTGCAGCTCACTGACGTGCAAAAGGCCCGCGGCGTGATCACCGCGTCGGCGGGCAACCATGCCCAAGGCGTCGCGCTGGCCGCACGGGAACTGGGGATCAAGGCAACCATCGTCATGCCGTGCAGCACTCCCGAGCTGAAAGTGCTGGGCGTGCGCTCCCGCGGCGGCGAGGCAGTGTTGCACGGGGCCAGCTTCCCCTTTGCGCTGGCCCACGCGCTGCAGTTGGCCGAGGCCACGGGCAGTACCTTTGTTTCGCCCTTCGACGACCCGGACGTGATTGCAGGTCAAGGCACCGTGGGAATGGAAGTACTGCGCCAGCAGCAGGGCCCGTTGGACGCGATTTTTGTGCCGGTGGGCGGCGGCGGTTTGATCGCCGGTATCGCGGCCTATGTCAAATACCTGCGCCCTGAAGTACGCATCATCGGCGTCGAGCCCGAAGGCTCCAGTTGCCTGTTGGCAGCGTTGCGCGCGGGCAGTCGGGTGGTGCTGCCGAGTGTCGACGGTTTTGCCGATGGCACGGCCGTCGCGCAGATCGGCGCCCATGGCTTTGAGATCTGCCGGCACCATGTGGACGAGGTGATTACTGTCAGCAATGACGCGTTGTGCAGCGCAATAAAGCTGATCTACGACGACACGCGATCGATCACCGAGCCTTCAGGTGCCCTGGCAGTGGCCGGCATGCACAAGCATGTCGCCACGACGGGTATCCAGGGGGAAACATGGGTAGCGATCAACTCGGGAGCGAATATCAACTTCGATAGTTTGCGCCATGTTGCCGAGCGAGTGGCCGCCCAGGCAGGTTAA
- a CDS encoding ParD-like family protein, whose translation MGIVKITDQLHEQLRLASATMDRSINAQAEFWIKIGLLAELNPHLAYNDLINKLLLDKPDLIRGRAQ comes from the coding sequence ATGGGCATCGTCAAGATCACCGACCAACTGCACGAACAACTCCGTCTGGCCAGCGCCACCATGGACCGTTCCATCAACGCCCAGGCCGAGTTCTGGATCAAGATCGGCCTGCTGGCCGAACTTAATCCGCACCTGGCCTACAACGACTTGATCAACAAATTGCTACTAGACAAACCCGACCTGATCCGGGGGCGCGCTCAATGA
- a CDS encoding DUF2790 domain-containing protein — protein sequence MKLRTLMLGGALALTAVTGMAQADTAPVVTPYHYGEKMDVQRVLAMHETDTNVCKVINADIKFVDSAGKVQDVGYRKLSEACDWQN from the coding sequence ATGAAACTGCGTACGCTAATGCTCGGCGGTGCCCTCGCACTGACGGCTGTAACGGGAATGGCGCAGGCTGATACCGCGCCCGTCGTCACGCCCTACCACTACGGCGAGAAGATGGATGTGCAGAGGGTACTTGCCATGCACGAGACCGATACCAATGTCTGCAAGGTGATCAATGCCGATATCAAGTTCGTGGACAGTGCCGGTAAAGTCCAGGACGTGGGCTATCGCAAGCTGTCGGAAGCCTGCGATTGGCAGAATTGA
- a CDS encoding magnesium transporter CorA family protein has translation MIQRFELADGKLYNSLGDDANVLLFSNPDPHERKYLRDCYKLDEHALASALDPDEVSRIEFHPDNLFLIWKRPENYSGGGNLVFEVASCGLLFSGDQLLVIATDDSQLSGLGARRPLHTPLDVLLDLLLNNIHHYLGHLKVIKMVARELQQQFNASMSNRHLMQMFNLSESLIYYINALHSNGAVLARLRNHAEKEHFSAQILGLIDDLIIENNQCYKQAEIYSNVFSGLIDARGNLMNNSMNNLLRKLTLINVVFLPLNLIASVGGMSEFSMMTAGTPWWVSYPLFMAAMGLGAGLMVLGLKRVAGNGDKAV, from the coding sequence ATGATCCAGCGCTTTGAATTAGCCGATGGCAAGTTGTACAACAGCCTGGGGGACGACGCGAATGTGCTGCTGTTCAGCAACCCCGACCCCCATGAGCGCAAGTACCTGCGCGACTGCTACAAGCTCGATGAACATGCCCTGGCCTCGGCACTGGACCCGGACGAAGTATCGCGCATCGAGTTTCACCCCGATAACCTGTTCCTGATCTGGAAGCGCCCGGAGAACTATTCCGGCGGCGGCAACCTGGTGTTTGAAGTGGCGTCCTGCGGCTTGCTGTTTTCCGGCGACCAACTGCTGGTGATCGCCACCGACGACAGTCAGCTTTCCGGGCTGGGGGCACGGCGGCCGTTACACACGCCATTGGATGTGTTGCTGGACCTGCTGCTCAACAACATCCACCACTACCTGGGCCACCTCAAGGTGATCAAGATGGTCGCCCGGGAGTTGCAGCAGCAGTTCAACGCATCGATGAGCAACCGCCACCTGATGCAGATGTTCAACCTCAGCGAAAGCCTGATCTATTACATCAACGCCCTGCACAGCAACGGCGCAGTGCTGGCGCGCCTGCGAAACCATGCGGAAAAGGAGCATTTCAGCGCGCAAATACTGGGGCTGATCGATGACCTGATCATCGAGAACAACCAGTGCTACAAGCAGGCGGAGATTTACTCCAACGTGTTCTCCGGGCTGATCGATGCGCGGGGCAACCTGATGAACAACAGCATGAACAACCTGCTGCGCAAGCTGACGTTGATCAACGTGGTGTTCTTGCCGTTGAACCTGATTGCGAGTGTGGGCGGGATGTCGGAGTTCAGCATGATGACGGCAGGCACGCCGTGGTGGGTTTCGTATCCGTTGTTTATGGCTGCGATGGGGTTGGGGGCGGGGTTGATGGTGTTGGGGTTGAAGCGGGTTGCGGGGAATGGCGACAAGGCGGTGTGA
- a CDS encoding GNAT family N-acetyltransferase/peptidase C39 family protein: protein MALSFRVATPEDVPQLVALEQHCFTTDRLSTRSFQWMVSRAHGQLLVAEKDDDLLGYALVLFHRGTSLARLYSIAIAESSRGLGLGKQLLTRIEACAVDHDCAYLRLEVRTDNPGAIALYERNGYRRFALVNDYYEDHAAALRLEKRILQHQDARALSVPYYQQTTDFTCGAASLLMAMGALEPARVAQRREELQIWREATTVFMTAGHGGCSPQGLALAAWRRGFRVRMQVNVRGPLFLDGVRDAHKKDVMRLVHDAFEEELALSDVEQVLGGPLDLPQVLRDGGQPLVLISSYRLTRSKSPHWVIVTDCDEDFVYLHDPDVDHSQHRQPMDCQHLPVSHGEFERMCRFGNNKLRAAVVVFRRLA from the coding sequence ATGGCTCTTTCCTTTCGCGTTGCAACACCCGAAGACGTGCCCCAATTGGTGGCGCTGGAACAGCACTGTTTCACCACGGACCGGCTCTCCACCCGCAGCTTCCAGTGGATGGTCAGCCGCGCCCACGGGCAACTGCTGGTAGCAGAAAAGGACGACGATTTGCTCGGCTACGCCCTGGTGCTGTTCCACCGTGGCACCTCCTTGGCGCGCCTGTATTCCATCGCCATCGCCGAGTCGTCCCGGGGCCTGGGACTGGGCAAGCAACTGCTGACGCGCATCGAAGCCTGCGCCGTCGATCATGACTGCGCGTACCTGCGCCTGGAAGTACGCACCGACAACCCCGGCGCCATTGCCCTGTACGAGCGCAACGGCTACCGGCGCTTTGCCCTGGTCAACGACTACTACGAAGACCACGCCGCCGCCCTGCGCCTGGAGAAACGTATCCTTCAGCACCAGGACGCACGCGCCCTGAGCGTGCCCTATTACCAGCAGACCACCGACTTCACCTGCGGCGCCGCCAGCCTGCTGATGGCCATGGGCGCCCTGGAACCTGCGCGGGTGGCCCAACGCCGGGAAGAACTGCAGATATGGCGCGAGGCAACCACCGTGTTCATGACCGCCGGCCATGGCGGTTGCAGCCCCCAAGGCCTGGCCCTGGCCGCCTGGCGTCGGGGCTTTCGGGTGCGCATGCAGGTCAATGTGCGCGGGCCGTTATTTCTCGACGGGGTACGGGACGCGCATAAAAAAGACGTCATGCGTTTGGTGCATGACGCCTTCGAGGAAGAACTGGCATTGAGTGACGTTGAGCAAGTGCTCGGCGGCCCGCTGGATTTACCCCAGGTGCTGCGCGACGGCGGGCAGCCGCTGGTGTTGATCAGCAGCTACCGGCTCACCCGCTCCAAGTCACCCCATTGGGTGATCGTCACCGACTGCGACGAAGACTTCGTGTACCTGCACGACCCGGACGTCGACCACAGCCAGCATCGCCAACCCATGGACTGCCAGCATCTGCCGGTCAGCCACGGGGAGTTCGAGCGCATGTGCCGGTTCGGCAACAACAAATTACGCGCAGCGGTAGTGGTGTTCAGGCGACTTGCTTGA